Part of the Methylorubrum populi genome is shown below.
CACGAAGCACTCCATGAACTTGGCCGCGACGGGCTTCTTCTCGCCGTAGAACTTCTCCGTCATCACCAGCGTGCGGATCGGCGAGCCGACCGGGGTGTCGTAGGGCTTGATCACCTCGACGCCGAAGCCGCGGGCGATGGCCTGGGCCGATTGCGGCTCGGTCTGCATAATCGCGTCGACCTGCTTCTGCAGCAGCGCTTGGTTCAGATCCGGATATCCGAGGAAGATCAGGTTGACGTCGCGGTTCTTCAGGCCGTGCTTGGCCATCTCGGCGCCGAGCAGCACCTCCTGGATCGAGCCGCGGGTGACGCCGACCTTCTTACCCTTGAGATCGGCCGCCGACTTGATGCCGGATTCCGGCGTCGCGAGCAGGCGGGCGCCGCCGCGGGCGAAGCCGCCGACGATGTAGACCGGCGCGCCGTTGCCGCGGGCCGAGATCGCGGCCTCCGAGGCGGTGGCACCGACATCGAGTTCGCCGGCGAGCATCGCCTGCATGATGTCCGGGCCCTTGGCGAAGATCTTGAGATCGATGGTGATGCCGCAGTTCTTGGCGATCTCCTTGACGTAGGAGACGCCGGCGAAGTGGGCGAGCTTCAGGTTGCCGACGCGGACCACTTCCTGCGCGGAGAGCGGGAGCGGCGCGAGCAGGGCGGAGGTCGCGACGGCGAGGGACGCGAGGCGGCGACGCGACAGGTGAAGACGGTCGAGCAAGGGGTTTCTCCCTGATGGCCCGGCTCTGCGGCCGGTGCGGTTGGCCCCGGCTCCATTGCAGAGCGCATGCCAGCCATGCAGGAAGCGCCAGTCGTCGTTTAAGGGATTGCAACCAATGAAATTTTTTCTTGAGACCGCCCGAAGCTCCGTGTCGAGTGCGGCGGTTTCCCGCCACCCGGCCCGGGAGGGCGGCGGAAATCCGCCGCCGGCGCATCGTCACGATGGATGAGAGATCCGGGATCGCCCGGACCGGGGCCGTAGCGTCAGTCGAGCGGCACGAGGACGATCGCATCCCCTTCGAGCCGCGCCTGGACGGCCTGGCCCCAGCGGGCGCCGCCGAGATCGTCGGCGGTCTTGTAAAGACCGTCGACGGCGATGAGTTCCGGCTCGAACTTGCGGGCGAGGATGCGCGCCCCCGGATCGCCCACGGCGCCGGCGATCGCCCGGCCGCGCAGGGCGCCGTAGACGTGAATCGAGCCGCCGGCGATCACCTCCGCCCCCGAGGCCACCGATCCGAGCACGGTGACGTCGCCGTCGAGATGCTGGATCACCTGCCCCGAGCGCACCGGCGCGTCGAGGACGAAGGAGCGTGGCCGGGGCGGCGCCGGCGGCGCCACCAGCGCCGGGGCGGATGCCTGAGCCGCGGCGGCGGGAGCCTCGGGCGTTGCGGCACCGGGCTCGGGCGGAGCGATGTCCTCGACCGGCTTGCCGCCCACCAGCGGCGGCGGGAAGCCCGGCCCGAGCGAGGTCGGGCCGATCCCCTCGATGCCGAGGATGGTGATCGAGCGCCGGTTCAGCTCCTCGCAGAGATGGGCGAGATCCGAGCGCTCGAAGCGCAGGCCGGTCACGTCGAGGATGATGGCCCGCACCGAGAAGAAGGCGGGCGCCCGCTGCTTGAGCGCGTCGAGTTCGGCGAGCCACTGGTCGATCGGCGGCACGGGCGCCAGCACCATCGCCAGGAAGGAGCGGCCGCGGAAGCGGATCGGGGGACGGTCGGTCACGGGCAGGTTCGCGGTGAGGGGATCATGCCGGTCAGCTTATGGCAGATCGCGGGCCGCGCCGCATGCGGGCGCGCCCTCCTCAACAACAAAGGCGTGCGGCCTCCCCGCCCCGCGTCCGCCGCGTCCGCACCGATGTCCTGCGGGATCGCGGCGTCAGCCATTCCCGACCCGGCCGACCCGGAGCGACAGCGGAAAGGACACCGGCCTGACCATACCCGGATCGCCCCAGGCCGCGGCCAACGCCGCATGGAAGCTCTCGATCGGGCCGCGGCCGACGGCCTTCTCCGCCGCCCGCACCGCCGACCACGTCTCGATGTATCCGGCCAGATCCGCCAGCCGCCACGCCACTGTGATGCTGAGCCTCGGCGCGTCCAGTTCCGGGAAGGGAAAGGGCAGCGAACGGTAGCCGTCCTCGACATGCCGGCGCTCCGGCGGCCAGAACGACCCGATCACGGCGTCGTAGAAGTGTCGGACGACGCGATCGGCGGCGTCGGACAGATGCAGCACGCCGTAGGTGATCAGGGCCAGCACCGCCCCGGGCCGGGCGACGCGGCGAACCTCGTCGTAGAACGGATCGAGGTCGAGCCAGTGCGCGGCCTGCGCGACGGTGACGAGGTCGGCGCTCGCATCCGGC
Proteins encoded:
- a CDS encoding ABC transporter substrate-binding protein; translation: MLDRLHLSRRRLASLAVATSALLAPLPLSAQEVVRVGNLKLAHFAGVSYVKEIAKNCGITIDLKIFAKGPDIMQAMLAGELDVGATASEAAISARGNGAPVYIVGGFARGGARLLATPESGIKSAADLKGKKVGVTRGSIQEVLLGAEMAKHGLKNRDVNLIFLGYPDLNQALLQKQVDAIMQTEPQSAQAIARGFGVEVIKPYDTPVGSPIRTLVMTEKFYGEKKPVAAKFMECFVKAQKTFMDDPKAAETFVTQDVFKGQLTGPEFQEALANSPYTLDMSADHIQKTTDVMAEHGIGKMSKPAKAVDWVKLDLLEAAKASVGTN
- the minC gene encoding septum site-determining protein MinC — protein: MTDRPPIRFRGRSFLAMVLAPVPPIDQWLAELDALKQRAPAFFSVRAIILDVTGLRFERSDLAHLCEELNRRSITILGIEGIGPTSLGPGFPPPLVGGKPVEDIAPPEPGAATPEAPAAAAQASAPALVAPPAPPRPRSFVLDAPVRSGQVIQHLDGDVTVLGSVASGAEVIAGGSIHVYGALRGRAIAGAVGDPGARILARKFEPELIAVDGLYKTADDLGGARWGQAVQARLEGDAIVLVPLD
- a CDS encoding class I SAM-dependent methyltransferase, with amino-acid sequence MSAFKDHFSDNSAGYAAHRPTYPAALVDFLADAAPGRDLALDVGCGTGQLSTRLAERFAAVVATDASAGQIAAATPHERVRYRAAPAERSGLPDASADLVTVAQAAHWLDLDPFYDEVRRVARPGAVLALITYGVLHLSDAADRVVRHFYDAVIGSFWPPERRHVEDGYRSLPFPFPELDAPRLSITVAWRLADLAGYIETWSAVRAAEKAVGRGPIESFHAALAAAWGDPGMVRPVSFPLSLRVGRVGNG